A region from the Panicum hallii strain FIL2 chromosome 1, PHallii_v3.1, whole genome shotgun sequence genome encodes:
- the LOC112888279 gene encoding outer envelope pore protein 16-3, chloroplastic/mitochondrial-like: protein MEEDSPLTRTVKGAVTGLAAGTIWGTVVATWYDVPRVERHVALPGLIRTLKMCGTYGATFATIGGLYIGVEQLVQSQRKKRDFVNGAVGAFVAGASVCGYRGKSIQSALIGGSCLAFTSAVLDIGGNTTRVDNGKEYYPYTTEKKPAH, encoded by the exons ATGGAGGAGGACTCGCCGCTGACGAGGACGGTGAAGGGCGCCGTGACGGGGCTCGCCGCGGGGACCATCTGGGGCACCGTCGTCGCCACCTGGTACGACGTGCCCCGGGTGGAGCGCCACGTCGCGCTACCGGGCCTCATCCGGACGCTCAAGATGTGCGGGACCTACGGGGCCACCTTCGCCACCATCGGCGGGCTCTACATCGGCGTCGAGCAGCTCGTGCAGAGCCAGCGCAAGAAGCGCGACTTCGTCAACGGGGCCGTCGGCGCGTTCGTCGCCGGAGCCTCCGTCTGCGGATACAGAG GAAAGAGCATTCAGTCTGCCCTCATCGGAGGCTCCTGCCTGGCGTTCACATCTGCTGTGCTGGACATTGGTGGCAATACAACGAGAGTGGACAACGGCAAAGAGTACTATCCCTACACAACAGAGAAGAAGCCCGCTCATTGA
- the LOC112888243 gene encoding uncharacterized protein LOC112888243 isoform X3, whose protein sequence is MELYADKKREEPEAAGDVAVVMVHPYTILGGVQGLLRGMAEGVARRGYTAVTFDMRGAGRSTGRASLTGSTEVGDVAAVCRWVAENIKPRGILLVGSSAGAAIAGSAVDKVDEVIGYVSIGYPFGRMASVLFGRHHDAILKSQKPKLFIMGTKDGFTSVKQLQNKLKSAAGRVDTHLMEGAGHFRMVGPAFDAQKVDLIVKFINSLPK, encoded by the exons ATGGAActctacgcagacaagaagagagaggagcccgaggcggcggggGACGTGGCCGTGGTGATGGTGCACCCCTACACCATCCTCGGCGGCGTGCAGGGCCTGCTGCGGGGGATGGCGGAGGGCGTCGCGCGGCGGGGGTACACCGCCGTCACCTTCGACATGCGCGGGGCAGGGCGGTCCACGGGGCGGGCCTCGCTCACGGGCTCCACCGAGGTCGGGGACGTCGCCGCCGTCTGCCGGTGGGTCGCCGAGAACATCAAGCCGCGCGGCATCCTCCTCGTCGGATCCTCCGCTG gggcagcaaTTGCAGGGTCTGCAGTTGATAAAGTTGACGAGGTGATTGGTTATGTTAGTATCGGGTACCCATTTGGTCGTATGGCCTCAGTTCTATTCGGCAGGCATCATGATGCTATACTCAAGTCTCAAAAGCCAAAGCTATTCATCATGGGAACCAAAGACGGATTCACAAGCGTGAAACAGTTGCAAAACAAGCTCAAATCTGCAGCTGGACGGGTTGATACACACTTGATGGAAGGAGCTGGGCACTTCCGAATGGTGGGCCCTGCTTTCGATGCCCAGAAGGTAGATCTTATTGTTAAATTCATTAATTCCTTGCCAAAATAG
- the LOC112888243 gene encoding uncharacterized protein LOC112888243 isoform X2: MRRDERKKINNKKREEPEAAGDVAVVMVHPYTILGGVQGLLRGMAEGVARRGYTAVTFDMRGAGRSTGRASLTGSTEVGDVAAVCRWVAENIKPRGILLVGSSAGAAIAGSAVDKVDEVIGYVSIGYPFGRMASVLFGRHHDAILKSQKPKLFIMGTKDGFTSVKQLQNKLKSAAGRVDTHLMEGAGHFRMVGPAFDAQKVDLIVKFINSLPK; encoded by the exons ATGAGACGAGacgagaggaagaagataaACA acaagaagagagaggagcccgaggcggcggggGACGTGGCCGTGGTGATGGTGCACCCCTACACCATCCTCGGCGGCGTGCAGGGCCTGCTGCGGGGGATGGCGGAGGGCGTCGCGCGGCGGGGGTACACCGCCGTCACCTTCGACATGCGCGGGGCAGGGCGGTCCACGGGGCGGGCCTCGCTCACGGGCTCCACCGAGGTCGGGGACGTCGCCGCCGTCTGCCGGTGGGTCGCCGAGAACATCAAGCCGCGCGGCATCCTCCTCGTCGGATCCTCCGCTG gggcagcaaTTGCAGGGTCTGCAGTTGATAAAGTTGACGAGGTGATTGGTTATGTTAGTATCGGGTACCCATTTGGTCGTATGGCCTCAGTTCTATTCGGCAGGCATCATGATGCTATACTCAAGTCTCAAAAGCCAAAGCTATTCATCATGGGAACCAAAGACGGATTCACAAGCGTGAAACAGTTGCAAAACAAGCTCAAATCTGCAGCTGGACGGGTTGATACACACTTGATGGAAGGAGCTGGGCACTTCCGAATGGTGGGCCCTGCTTTCGATGCCCAGAAGGTAGATCTTATTGTTAAATTCATTAATTCCTTGCCAAAATAG
- the LOC112888243 gene encoding uncharacterized protein LOC112888243 isoform X1, giving the protein MGGGGTVVGQGRGEGTPHTAEKDKKREEPEAAGDVAVVMVHPYTILGGVQGLLRGMAEGVARRGYTAVTFDMRGAGRSTGRASLTGSTEVGDVAAVCRWVAENIKPRGILLVGSSAGAAIAGSAVDKVDEVIGYVSIGYPFGRMASVLFGRHHDAILKSQKPKLFIMGTKDGFTSVKQLQNKLKSAAGRVDTHLMEGAGHFRMVGPAFDAQKVDLIVKFINSLPK; this is encoded by the exons ATGGGCGGTGGAGGAACGGTGGTGGGCCAGGGACGGGGCGAGGGCACACCGCACACTGCAGAGAAAG acaagaagagagaggagcccgaggcggcggggGACGTGGCCGTGGTGATGGTGCACCCCTACACCATCCTCGGCGGCGTGCAGGGCCTGCTGCGGGGGATGGCGGAGGGCGTCGCGCGGCGGGGGTACACCGCCGTCACCTTCGACATGCGCGGGGCAGGGCGGTCCACGGGGCGGGCCTCGCTCACGGGCTCCACCGAGGTCGGGGACGTCGCCGCCGTCTGCCGGTGGGTCGCCGAGAACATCAAGCCGCGCGGCATCCTCCTCGTCGGATCCTCCGCTG gggcagcaaTTGCAGGGTCTGCAGTTGATAAAGTTGACGAGGTGATTGGTTATGTTAGTATCGGGTACCCATTTGGTCGTATGGCCTCAGTTCTATTCGGCAGGCATCATGATGCTATACTCAAGTCTCAAAAGCCAAAGCTATTCATCATGGGAACCAAAGACGGATTCACAAGCGTGAAACAGTTGCAAAACAAGCTCAAATCTGCAGCTGGACGGGTTGATACACACTTGATGGAAGGAGCTGGGCACTTCCGAATGGTGGGCCCTGCTTTCGATGCCCAGAAGGTAGATCTTATTGTTAAATTCATTAATTCCTTGCCAAAATAG